The following coding sequences are from one Betaproteobacteria bacterium window:
- a CDS encoding nitrite/sulfite reductase, translating into MSLPENLANLEEIDQFGAAVGSFIEGGMDPDKFTATRLQMGVYGQRQEGVHMIRVKVPGGRLSARQLRGAADVVERFSQNGVAHITTRQDLQVYYVPLAQTPAALSTLASFGLTTREACGNTIRNITACPLAGICPKEHVDVTRFVDGAVQHFLRNPLNQQMPRKFKISFSGCEADCAQGLLHDLAVVAVRDGERFGFKVLAGGGLGHKPHEAIVVEPFVEERELLMVMEALVALHNRYSDRVKRAKARIKFLVDRFGPEGFVEKYREELAHTRAGLADRPYPAGEWKAGAAATEAPGPGAPRGVFPQKQAGLVVVPVSIPLGDLNAQQLRGLADVLDTFKLAELRTTQDQNITLPNVAAADVGAVRRAVQSVGFDLPRAGDNVVACPGTSTCRLGITSSTIVAPKLNGGNKTDLRIRVSGCHNGCAQPETGDIGIYGEGKRLHGKLVPHYQTYFGGSGVGGGRLALKGPSVPTQRAEAAIERVQDAYAEDAIAGESFFDWVHRKGQQYLRDLLAEFTRVEANEAPELARDHGDTADFRVLQLGGGECAGASQVTAGANFFEAAHERGYRDALFFQRKYAEAAKCGEIIARSVAQALVQIIGGRKVDDLNALAEEIAQRLPGRSDLAAPLASFAELASLPEDVLNEAAVAPLFRTLDGWTLAVADYCVQREPTLDLTGALPTSVAAQAAAKSPVAQAA; encoded by the coding sequence ATGTCTTTGCCGGAGAATCTCGCCAACCTCGAGGAGATCGACCAGTTCGGCGCGGCGGTCGGAAGCTTCATCGAAGGCGGCATGGACCCCGACAAGTTCACCGCCACGCGGCTGCAGATGGGCGTTTACGGCCAGCGCCAGGAAGGCGTCCACATGATCCGCGTCAAGGTTCCGGGCGGGCGTTTGTCGGCCCGCCAGCTGCGTGGTGCGGCCGACGTCGTCGAGCGCTTTTCGCAGAACGGCGTCGCCCACATCACGACGCGCCAGGACCTGCAGGTCTACTATGTTCCGCTCGCGCAAACACCGGCCGCCCTCAGCACGCTCGCGTCCTTCGGCCTGACGACGCGGGAGGCTTGCGGCAACACCATTCGCAACATCACGGCCTGTCCGCTGGCGGGTATCTGCCCGAAGGAGCACGTCGACGTGACGCGCTTCGTCGACGGGGCGGTCCAGCACTTCCTGCGCAATCCGCTCAACCAGCAGATGCCGCGCAAGTTCAAGATCAGCTTCTCCGGGTGCGAAGCGGACTGTGCACAGGGGCTCCTGCACGACCTTGCGGTCGTTGCCGTGCGCGACGGCGAGCGCTTCGGCTTCAAGGTGCTTGCGGGCGGTGGCCTGGGGCACAAGCCGCACGAGGCCATTGTCGTCGAGCCGTTCGTCGAGGAGCGCGAACTCCTGATGGTGATGGAGGCGTTGGTCGCACTCCACAACCGGTATTCGGACCGGGTCAAGCGCGCCAAGGCGCGCATCAAGTTCCTGGTCGACCGCTTCGGCCCCGAGGGATTCGTCGAGAAGTACCGCGAAGAGCTCGCGCATACGCGTGCAGGGCTGGCCGACAGGCCGTATCCCGCCGGCGAGTGGAAGGCGGGCGCCGCCGCTACCGAAGCACCCGGGCCGGGTGCGCCGCGAGGGGTATTTCCGCAGAAGCAGGCGGGCCTCGTCGTCGTGCCCGTGTCGATACCGCTCGGCGATCTCAACGCGCAGCAGTTGCGCGGCCTCGCGGATGTGCTCGACACGTTCAAGCTGGCCGAACTGCGTACCACGCAGGATCAGAACATCACGCTGCCGAATGTCGCGGCGGCTGACGTCGGGGCCGTGCGGCGTGCCGTTCAGTCTGTCGGTTTCGATCTCCCGCGCGCCGGCGACAATGTCGTTGCATGCCCGGGGACATCGACGTGCCGTCTCGGCATTACGTCTTCCACGATCGTTGCACCGAAGCTGAACGGCGGCAACAAGACCGACCTGCGCATCCGTGTCTCCGGCTGCCACAACGGTTGCGCGCAGCCCGAAACCGGCGACATCGGCATCTACGGCGAAGGCAAGCGCCTGCATGGCAAGCTCGTGCCGCATTACCAGACGTATTTCGGCGGCAGCGGCGTGGGTGGCGGCCGGCTCGCGCTGAAGGGCCCCTCGGTGCCCACACAGCGTGCTGAAGCCGCCATCGAACGCGTGCAGGACGCCTATGCGGAAGACGCCATCGCCGGCGAGTCCTTCTTCGACTGGGTGCACCGCAAAGGGCAGCAGTACCTGCGTGATCTGCTGGCCGAGTTCACGCGTGTCGAAGCGAACGAGGCACCCGAGCTCGCGCGCGATCACGGCGACACCGCGGACTTCCGCGTGCTGCAGCTCGGCGGCGGCGAGTGCGCCGGCGCGAGCCAGGTGACGGCCGGCGCGAATTTCTTCGAGGCCGCGCACGAGCGCGGTTATCGGGATGCTCTTTTCTTCCAGCGCAAGTATGCAGAGGCTGCGAAGTGCGGCGAGATCATCGCGCGCAGCGTCGCTCAGGCGCTGGTGCAGATCATCGGCGGGCGCAAGGTCGACGATCTCAATGCACTCGCCGAGGAGATCGCGCAGCGGCTGCCCGGGCGCAGTGATCTGGCGGCGCCGCTGGCAAGCTTCGCCGAGCTGGCGTCACTGCCGGAGGATGTCTTGAATGAAGCGGCCGTGGCGCCTCTTTTCCGGACGCTCGACGGCTGGACGCTGGCGGTGGCCGATTACTGCGTGCAGCGCGAACCGACTCTGGACCTGACCGGGGCGCTGCCGACGTCGGTGGCCGCACAGGCGGCGGCGAAGTCGCCGGTCGCCCAGGCGGCGTGA